TTATTCGCGCCCACACTGTTGCTGTGCGTGTTTCGAGGGACACCTAAAAACTAAGACTCTTTTTCTCATATCTTCTAGCTTTATAAGCTTCGTAATCGTTGTTAACCGTGGTTCTTGTGtaacttttccactttttacTTTCGATGTTCCTTAGGAAACGCCCAATGAACATGAACATGTGTGTGCATAAGAAAGGTGTACACTGCAGAATGGTGCGATGATGAAACTATTCATtagtttcaacatttttccacatCAACACATGTTAATCTGATCTTCTTTACTCACACTAAACGTGTAAAACaactacaacaaaacaaagaacaaaagcaCGATAATATTGTGTACATAATAAACATCACAGGAATTTCAAGTGTGGAAATCATATTTGGAAGAAGTTACATGCACCCCGTCACTTATGCTTGTGGCGTGAGGCACAAAATGCAGAAGTACATACGTTAGAACTCACTACAGAAGTATAGCGATGTGAATAGAAtcacgcaaaacaaacaaaaaaaaaccccaaaacaacCATAACACACAAATCatgcacaaaacaacatttcacaCTAATGCAAATATTTCGTTACGCGTAGCCAACGAACGTGAAAGTGTAgtagaaaataacaaaacagcaGTGCAATTACGCTGAACTGATGATCGGTACAGAACTAAATGTAGAAGCGCAATACTCCTACGGTAACTGTTTCCGTAGGACACAAATCAAGCACCTTCAAATTACAAATGATCAAAATCAAACCACTAtaaaacaatagcaaacaCATTAGTAATGGCTCCACTTCGACACAGGGTGTATCAGTGTATTAATTCACATTGAAATTTTTtcgttgattttttattgctcgTACATATTAGCGGAGTAACCCTGCATTAGTACTACGTTACGCTGTAAACATGCGTGCGTGTGGCTTGCAAAGAATAAGTATCccaacaattaattaattacatgCCTTCCAGTCGAGCgacattaaataataaaatttcatgGATTTAGTggattatttataatttaattctgttttataaatttgtttgcattgcTTTACGAATTGTTTCACAAATCATAAATCAGTTTAGTTATGCTCTACAGCACACTTAATCCATTTAGAGCGAAAAGATTGAGCACGATCGGAGCAGTTTCAGCTTCTCGATCGGTCAAACTAGATcgattgaaacgaaacgaatgtcAAACAATACTAAAACACTTTGAAATATCATCTTAAAGGACAATACATAGTTGTTAAAGTAACATATATGGAGCAAATTGGGATGAAGGATAATTATGAAATGGCgaaaaacaactaaacaaTCTTTAAGGTTTACAACTTTAAGTGGAATTAAACGGTAGAATTAGCAATgagaaaaacggaagaaaagatAGGATGGTAATTTTAGCTGGCAGATAGCATGGGCTTGATGCAGGTAGAATGTTAGCAAGGTCATAGAAAAAGAGAagtagagaaagagaaagagagagagtgaaagaaaaaaacaaagaatggTTATAACACtcgtaaataattaaatacattATATTTGAATCGTAAAAACATataaagcaacagcaaatgaGATGAATGGCATGCAAAACATGTACCATGTGTCTGTGGATGTGCATATACGACTAATGGTGGAAAGATTCATCTGATTGAAGTATAAATATTACCTTTACTTCTGTGTTGTTTTACCCGCACGGCAGAAAGATCACACAGAATGATGATCGAACGACGAAGCGTGTGCAAATATTACATGTAGATTACACCCGGAATGCAATCGTCTAGAGGTGGGAAGATGAATGTATTGATGATTGAAAAGCTACTCAATAAAACGGTTCTTGAAACATTGAACTAATTTGATGGCTTTCATGTGAGACGAATGAAGACATCAAAATCTCTATAAACCAAACCAATCGattaatcaattaattatATTAGTTTAAACTAGAGCAGTATTATTCCGAAAATCTTCATTGACTTTTTGCTACAATTGTTCCTTACATATCATCATGTCTTGAGATTGCTACAATTACACCTTTTCTAGTGgatagttaaaaataatttgaactaGTTCGATCGTCTGGTGCTACTTCAATGACATGATCAATCCATGGAAGTGTAATGAGTCTTGAAGATGAAGTTGTGGACACTTTTCAAGGTACAGTCACCTATCTGATTATTACTGACAGTTTCACCATCTTATGAGttgcttacttacttacttactttctTACTTTACAGGCGCTACAATCACTTCGCGATCTTGGCTTGCTGCAGGAGTCTTCCAAACCTTTCAAGGGCTAAACCATCACTCCATCTCAGTTTGAGCCTACTATTGCTCATGAGGAAGACCTACAAGGACATAACGGACTAGGTCGTCCGGTGCCATTCGCATGACATGACTAGTCCAACGGAAACTGGCGAGTCTAATTCGCTGTACGATAGTGCGTTCATCGTATAACGCATAGAGCTCGTCATAAGCGCTCGCTTTTCTATTATCCTCATACATATACAGGACCAAAAGTCTTTCTAAACTCAGTTTTAGACAAAGTCCATGTCTCTGATTTGTTGTACGTTCTTTCGGGTTACTTTTGGGCTGCTAATTCTTGAAACTTCAACTAACCTTGCATGTACTGTAGACTTAAGAGGAGCATTATCAAGGATGCTGAGaggatcttcttcttcttatgtgGCATTACAATCTTAAGAGAGGTCTTGGCAtgtctatttatttttagtcGTCACATGAAAGTCAGTCCTGCGTACGGGGTTACAGTccggatgcgatttgatacaCGATCCTGAGAGGATCATATAGAGTTTAATCTGTCGCAGATCTGAAGCAGTTactgctaaaaaaaaatcgacctTAACTCAACTTACCTTAGTGTTCTTTTCTCCTCTTTTACTACGGAAAGTAATACTTTctgtaatttgaaaattaaaacaaaaaaaaaactccaaaacaACGCATGTTAACGTAGCCATTTGCATGTATTTTGTTCTGGTTTTGATAAagcatttattaaataatacaTTTCTACACATTCGGCGTTCTCGTATGCTCAACAATCGATTTGCTATATGTACACCGGAGTTTACTACTACGTCTACTATGAACAatggtgtgcgttttttttatgcagtTGTATTACAAAAAGGATCGGCTTATCGTAAATCATACACGGTAGAGGAATGGATGGATAGGGAAGAATGGGAGGACGGGGCGAAGGAGAGAAACGAAGTGGACGAAAAGGCGACGAAAGCGCGGGTTGTCGACACGTTTGAACGTACTGTGCTAGCTTACTAATTACTAAGATATAAACAGTAAGGGTTCTACCAGTTATTAACACTAAGCGGCGGagcttattattattactgcCGATTTTATACATTCCACTATACGCTAAACTGAACACGAACTCTTTCGAGTATAAACGGGTAAGATTTGtttgttgggtgtttttttcttcttctctatctctcttcatTTACACACGATCCTCTTGGATTGCTGTTGAGCGATCAGTGTGCTATGTCTAAGTGTGCTTTACGGGAAGGAATATTAACACTACTTTTAAACCCTACGTTcaagtgtcttttttttttgtttcttgctaAGAGTTGTCTTAAGTTTTCATGTTTAAGTGTGtttcgatttaaaaatttacattagAACACTTTACTTCTATCTAGCGTTCgcgtgttttttatttcctcttcTTTGTTGCTACTAATAATCATCGCATGGTTTCACTACTCGGTGCATTTACGGAATGATGAACGGGGGCTTTCCTAATActtacatccttttttttccagtATCGAACCCAAAGCCGAATGCAACGCTATGGCGCTTTTTGTGCGAAGGGTTGAtacgaaaatttaaaaacaaaaatttacatcCTCTCCGCACATTATGTCTTGGAAGCGTGTaggaaaagtgtgtgtgtgtgtctgtatttaCTGTAATGCTAGGGGGTAAAAAAGGTTGGAAATCTGTGCATTTTACTACAGTTACATGCttcatatatgtatgtataaaaaaaggaaacatgtGCACATGTCGTGTGGCGGGAGTTTTGAAGCTAAACGTTATAAATACACATCCTTCAATGAATTCAGGTTGTAAACCTTATATTTGCTGATTTTTTGGCATTCAAGCTTAGGTTCCCCATACCGTCCAAGTCGCCCCTTGTCACAGCAAGGTTCGTGCCTTGTCGGTCATACGGATTCCGTtggttttttaattgtttttcattttttttttataaattattgtcCTTACGATAGAGTGTTGAGTGCTTGAGTGAAATGTAACGTTGAATAAAAAGGTGTTGGAaagtatattaaaaacaaaaaaaggcggggaaaaaataacatttgctTTTCGCCAGCCATTGTTAAGTGCGTTTGTTCCGCTTGTTGGTGCCTATTTACATAATCCACGCACCTCGTACGAAGTGTGGgtagagaaaacaaaaggaaccCCTTTAATGGGTGCTAATCAACTAGATGCTACTATATTACACACCCTAGTACTATAGTACTTGGAGCACATTGCTGAAGAATTCTCTCTGGTTAAAAGCGTGACATACAGCTTCCCTGACTGACGCTTAAGATGCCGAAGAGAGAGACCCAAAACTTTTGGCTGCCAATACGTAGTGAGGATATAATATGCTGCCAAACCTCCTTTATGCAACACTACACTTTCGCTATCTTATATTGGTGTGATTTTCTTCCTCATACAATATgctaacaaaagaaaaagtttaaaataaacataaaacaagtaACGAGAGAACGATTTAATTATGGTGCGTTTGTACCAAACTTCAAGCACAAACATgtctttttttgccatttgttcGCTACTAGTTATGCTACATTGTATTTAAGTTTGTAACACTTACGGAATGAAAGAAGGTTGTCTGAAATGTCTAAACAGCACATTGGTGGCCTCCCAATGTTTGTCACGTTTGCCACGCGACAAAAAAACTGTTAACAGCAAacgctaaaaaaaacaaaattaatcttaaattgtatcctttttttaatgacGCCATgctgcctttttttattgccagaTTTGCTAGCCATTGTTAGCTAATGCTTCTTGCCTACGATGCCCCTATACTTATAATTTGTACCATCTGTTTACTAATAACAAATTCCCCATCTTTCGAATGTCGTTCCCTCACGCAGATCACACGCATTTTaaatacccacacacacagacacaccacGCCATACGCACGCAAGGAGGCGTGTGCGTTTGATAGTTTGCTATTTATAATATATGCGTACGCTTAAGTATGtcctttttgctgttgtgtttgtgtttgtttactttgtttttgttttgtcatttaacggtcttttttttattagtattACAGTGTGCTTTTATCATACTACTTATAAACTGTTCACAGTTTTACTGGAAACCTGGCAGTTCCagtgcttttcattttttcctttttttcctatttaaaATGGTTACACatttctcttcttttgttgCTTGTATGCTGTATCACCATTTGGGgtgttagtatttttttatttgttttaatatttgtgGAGTATTAAGCAAAATATGCCGGAGGGATTTCCGGGAGGGATCcttcttttacattttacacaaaatataTCCTTTccaaaagtgtgtgtgtgtgtgtgacttcATGCGTAAAATTAAGCAAGTGCAACCAAAGCACAACGATACAGACCTGGATGAGTATTGGTAAGTGAACTTGTGCCATTATCCCAAAAGCTTATGTGTGAGACCTGCTCTCGTTTTGCACGCATCAAGTGCACGCTAGTTTCGGAAAATGCTTTTACATTCGTCGTTCCGCATACAAAAACTACGATGGATgaagtgtttttcttctcctatGTACGGACGCTGGATTTGTGAGAATTCTGTGCTGTAAGTTGTATATAATAGAAACAACTTCATTGCCAACATGCAGTTTTAAGCTTTTTCGTCTAAATTTCGGTAGCTGCGTTGTGATAACAAGCAAAGCTAGAATTATCTTTtgtctatttgtttttctttgttttagaAAGCTCAATAATCGTTAACAACGAATAACAACGCGaaggataaaataaataaaccaactCCTCTCATTGCAGCGAGTAAGTTCCAAAAGCACATTAATATCGAAGCAGAGGAGTTATCTGACCATCCTGGAACGGtgcagcaaaacacaaaacaccctCGGTACGGATAATGTAGGGGGGcggtttgaatattttcttgATGACGACAATTAGAACGATGGAGAGAAGTGAACGCAGTTTGGCACGCAGCTCAACGGGTGAGTAAAGGGATGTAAAGTTTTGCATATGTTTCAGTTCTAACTACTTAACTGCGTTGACCGTTTCAATCATGCACATTATCAAGCGTATACACTAGTATCCCAGTACGACAGCAAAACGGTAAGAATcgaccgatggagacgcctcaCATTACCTCCCCTCCTGAAGTCTTCTTCTACGTTAAGTATagctgctttgttttgtttttttttcttctttttgacGATCACAAACGATGATAACGATGGTCGGTAAAATTCAGACGAAAATGTGTATATTAATTACGGAAGTACACCTATCGCGAGATCGCGCCCAATATTTGTCGATACACGCTGCCCAGAAACACTTCAACCACATGGTACGGTGGGCTCAAACAAATGGGTTTTTGAGTTTTGAAATGTTCAATCTTCCTGAGGAAAATCAaggcaaaatttcaaaaaccaTTGTTTTCATGTCCAACATCTATCGGTGCGCGCACGTTGAGGCGATCACTTCCGTTACTACTACTGATTAACCACTAACACTACTTGGCTACCTTTTAGTGGAATGAATTGACGGAGTATttctgtgggtgtgtgtgtgtgtgtgttttcttttatctccAGAAAAGTCAGCGTTCAACACtagatttgtttaaatattggaAAGAGATGCATGGTTTTGCCAACCTCCTCCATTCCCGCTTGATACTACGCCTCCTGTGCTTTTTGTGAACGATATTGCTTCGATACGATTACCTGTCTGTCGTCGGATCGCTGGATCACCCCCTGGGGGAGGGCGAGGGATTACAGTGACGCGTACAGCTCGAACCGATGGTGACGCTGGAAGTAACGTCTCAGATAGCTCTGCTCGTACTCGATCGGCGTTCGATCAATCGGCTGACGAACGGTGGAGCGATCGCTAGTACCGGACAGTGACATCACCACCGGAGGCATTGCGTATCATTCGTGAAGGTTTTTGCTCAGTAGCAAGTTGTTATGGTGCCCGGACAGATGGCGAACCAGCTCCTGTAGCGTCTCGAAGTACAGTGTGCAGAAGCAGCACGTGTAGCGACCGCCCGCTTCCGGCGAGTTGATGATATTGCGATGCACCGAACAGAGATGCTTTAGCAGGTGCGCTTTTTGCTTAAACATGGCGACACACAACCGACACGCGAACGGTTTTTCACCGGTGTGAACACGCAGATGGGTCTTCAGGTTCCAGGACATGCCGAACTGTTTGCCACAGTACTCACACCGATATTCGCGCACCGGCGTATTACCACTGCTTAAACCTCCACCTgctccaccgcctccacctCCACCGCTGGCGGTAGATCCGGAACCGCTGCCTGCTAAACTGCTGGCAGCACTGCCACCGCTTCCACCGCACGCTCCACTACCACCCGACCGAGCACTCAGTACCGCTTCGGCCTGACtgttttcaaagtttttcatCTGCTGTATCAGTTCGGCAGGGCTGGTATCGGTGTTGGCGCTGGCCGCGTGCAGATACGGCACCGCTAGCAAATCCGCCGGTCCACCGGGCAGCGCAGCAAGGGCAGCTGACGGCCAAGGGTACACGAACGGTGCGACCGCTAGCTTGTTGTCGGCGCTGGGCGGACGTATCCGGTTGTTGTTATTACTGCTGgtgttattgttgttattattgctGGACGAATGGTTGGTACCGAGGGCCGCAATGTCGGTGGGACGGGGTGTACCAGGTGATCCGGGTCTCGCATCTAGatcagggggaaaaaacaccaaGGATGAAATAGTGGTGAATTAAGAAAGAACTAATGAGGAGTTCTTGACAATGGCCTAAGTTAATTGAGCTACCATTCGTCTTACCTGGCAGGTACGTCGGTGGTGCAGAGAGGAAGCACTTGCGTGTCCGCAAGTCCTCCAAATAGCTCGGCACGAATGGTGGATTCTGTGCCGGTGAGTTGTGAAATCCGGGCCGTCGCTTCCGGTGCGGTGTCACGACATAGTTGTCCGGCGAACCGTGAAGCAGCTCGTGCTCGAGCGGCTTCAAGGATTCCGCATCGGACTGTATGTAGTACGCTTTCCGCTTGGTACGAAACGGATCCAAATATCGTGTGGGAAGCAGATTCTAAATGAAGCGGAAACCAAAAAGCTCTGTTAGCGCGCTCGAACAAAACAGGTACACTGTCGCTGCCTTACCTTCGTCGGTGCGTTGCCTATCGTTTCGACATCGATATTGGCATCGTCCGAATCACCAtcctgatgctgctgctgttgcttcacGATCGACAGATTCACCGGATCGGACGAGCTACGTCGCCGGCTGCGTAACGTCTCACTGCCACCGGCACTGTTCGGCGTTCGGCTGGTCGCTTCGGCACGTGCCTCCTCATCCAGGTCGCGATCCTCCACGTCTAGCTcaaaatcttcatcatcttccgGATCGGGATCACAGGCGCTGCCACCACTGTGCCGAACGGATGGAGTCCTTCGGTCGACATTGGACGTGCGGGAAGCTTCAACCGTACCGTCACCACCCCCCCTGCTACTGCTCGATTCACTTCTTGCCTCACCCGCCGTACTGCCACCCTCGTCACCGACCGTTCCACTGCCTCCGCCGCCCGGTGCACTCCCACCACCGTCGTCCTCATCGTGCCGATTGATTTGCTGcaggttgttgttgcttttgatGATCGCCTCTTCGACCTCGTCCATATAATCGGCATCGTCCCGATCACCGCCATCCTCCGAGCTGCCCGCCGAATGGTGCTCCCGTTTCACGCGTACCTTCCGGCTCGCTGGACTACCGTCCCGGGACCCCGTACGGTCCTGCTGGCTTTTCGTGCGCCTTCGACGATGATCTAGTGCGCCAATACCCTCATTCCGGTTAATATCGACCAAGGGTTCTGACTTTTGTGATTCTGAAGCATGTAAAAAGAATTGTAACTCCTTAATGTTCCACTGCACACCAGCGTGACTCGCATCCACCACTTACCACTGTCATTGGAGCAGTCGGAGTTTTTCCATATGCTCGGCTTAATTTGTAATAACGCTAAGAGATCTTGCAGATGGTGCACCTCGTTGGCGGGTACATATACTTGGCCGGAGTACAGAAAGTCGAGAAGCAGCCGGAAGTAGCATACCTGCACATCCGGAAAGTATACGGTAGTTTCGCCCTCCAGCATTGGAGTCTCTTCCAAAATCATGCTGTGGAAATAGGCATacaggaaaattttcaacttccatTCCACACACCGAGGTAGGGATTTTCTTACCGTATGAGTGGACTGGCAGCGGCCAGTACCAGCTTGTGTGCCCGCACAGTCTCCTTGCCATCGCAGATGAGTAGCAGATCGGTCGCATGCTCTCCGCGAAATGCTGCACCAATTTCCTGGAGTATGCACTCGCCGTGTTTGCTATAGTGCAGCATCAGCATTCTAACTGTAGGTgggacaaaaagaaaaaggggaacaaaaattattgatttaatCAGAGCGATaaatgtgtgtaaatgtttgtttttgaaagaCAATTTTTGCATTTGAACTTGGCCACCTGTCTATATagaaaagagcaacaaaagaCAGCAACATAAATCATCAGAAGACCTAATTGGCAGTtgagtgaattttttttaccacttaATTAATAAAGTCCGTTTGAATCAATATTATCAAGAAAGTTTGACCCGATAGCGGATGATGAGTTTGGCACACAGTGCAGAAACGATGCTGTGTGTGGCCGAATGTTAACTGTGTTGGTAACCACGTTATAGCTAACAGATTAAAATCTGCAAACATAATAATCTTATCATTCGATTTTGCATAGTTTATTATCTTACTAATACTATTGACCACACCTAGTGGTGTAGGTATTAGGATCATTCGCTCGATTTGACAACGATGATGAGTATGTGTACATATAGAgctagttgatgattttaccGTTATGCAAAGCGGGGTGCTCAGGTAAGCTTTGTTCCTGTGACACAAACACTAATGAACAAGCCATTAGTGTACACCTTCGCCTCGCCTGTGCGTACTGTTGCTCGGGCTTCGGTCGTATCGATATATCACGTATTCGGGTCCAAATAGCGAGGACGATAGGATGGAATTGGAATTGAACCTGGTTTCAGTGAGtgcaattataacatattTCAGTGCTGTTTAGTGCAAAAGTGAAGTTCGGTAAAGTGACTAAAGTGAGTTTAATCCGTGAATTTAAGTGCGTGTATCTTAGCTGTATTGCGTGCTTGTAACAGTTTTTGTGATATGTTTCGGGACCGCTTGGCTTGAGCTGTAACAGGCGGCAGTGTGTGGGTGAGTAGCGTCTGTTAATTGTTGCGTTAGCGAGCAGCTCACAGTTTGAGGATAATGATCGACGCTTTCTTGTGTGGATCAGTTTGATAGCTTTTGTGGGGCAGGAACAGTGCGGTGTTTTGCAAATTACTAATTGCACGATCGAGGTTTATGAATTTGTCGATGGGACCACGTAGCCGGTGTGACAGCCAACACAAGGAGAGATGCGGCGATTTTTACTTtgaaagagtgagagagagagaattcaTGATATCCGAAATTCACACCATtgcaaagtaaacaaaattcGATGATATCCTGTGTCCCTGGTGAGGGTTTAACGAACGCCAAAACGCGTTCCAGGCCGACCTAGTGCCACTAccacttttcattttccatccagCGAAAAGCTTCCGTATCGGAAATTGGATTAAGGCGTAACGATTGTGGTCGGCTGTTACATAGGAGTGTTTGTCCATTTTTATTAATGCCGGTATTCATCACACTATGTTTCATAGCTTGAAATGCTGCGGTGAGAGCTGCTGCCCTAACATGAATTTAAAATCTACTTTTGACTTGTGCTGCGAGGGTTGCTGTAAAGCACCCCGTGGCAGCTCTAATTGAGATCTTTGCTAGACGTTGATTTGCTTCAGTAACTCTTCTCGATCTCTCACGCAGTCGGAATAAAATGCAGCTTTACAATAATAGGAGCAAATCAAATGACCATCCTCAAGCTTGAGGTGTTCAGTACAAGAAGAACCGATAGACGCCGCAATACAATATTAACCTTCAGTGCACCAGCTTCTACGTCTCTTATTCTGGAACTCTGCTGTTCGATTCtcttaaacaaacacaataatatcaaatatgaaatatgtaaAGTAATCGTTGTCGGCGTAGGTGAGGACAGACACAAATCACGGACCGATGCAGCAAACAGTCCGTTCAGCAAGTTCCGAATATTTAACTACGAATATGTTAAATCCAACATCGGTTGTGGGGttcaaaaaagaagagaaaatgcTTCTGATCAAATGATTGTGAAAAAGAGCAATAACAAATAGGTAATTTAAAACTAATCACCAGAAAACTAATGAAGaacttttgaaacaaaaaagcaaaattgttGCTTGTCTTATTTTTGCaatcaattttgaaaatgatatAATTATTGTAACATCAAAACAACTTAGAAAATTCTATTGTTTTCAACAGCGCTGAATGAAGGAAAGACAACACtttttgtaagaaaaaataattaataattttaaacttaaatttaaTACGCTTTCCTAAAAGTTTATTGAATGATCTCTCCCctgaaaagtttaaaaaataaatgagcaGTAGAAATGGAAACATGATTCCTGCACATTTGCTCATTGAAGTCTATTTCAACACCTATCCCCAGTACAATACGCACAACTGGCCGTTGTTGTACGTACGATATATTTGTTCCCCTCTGGTGCATCATTTGTTGCCATTTAGCATCGTTTCGTTGCATTtcggtgtgtggttttttctATGTATTCCTAGATTGCACGCGGCATTATCAACAAACCGAACGATGCGCACGCGTACCTGCTTGGTGTGTATGAGAATGTAGTGCCAAAAcagcagcgaaaaaaaaaatcaaacaattgtgAGCAATGTGTATAGTATAGTGCAGCTACAAATGCCAAATCCAATGTCATTGTACTGCGATGTCACGACCATAAGGTAAGGTGCCGAATGTCTTTGCTTTGCGCAAGGCAAACTGGCAcgcaggaaaaaaaggttaccACTTTTTGGAGGGTGATTTTATTTGGTATTTGACATTGATACTCAACATAGGAATGACCATATATTTGAcactcgaaacaaaaaaacacgattgtCTACTATCCCGAAGGACTCGCGAGGTCAAACTCCCCGACGGAGTTTTGTTCATTATGCAACACAATGATGATGCTCGATACGGTGCAAAAACCGATCGCGATCGTGGTTACCCCAATACCCCATACGAGGAAAGCAAACATTATGAATgtcacacacactcaaaatCACATTCCACCCATGGTCATGGGGTTGCAAACGCGGCCGACATTGGCCTTCCATGCGTTCGCTTTTATCGCATTTTGGAGACTTCCGCGCGATCCTCCACACGTTTTGGGGGGCCTCCCTTCTCTTTTCGATGCCAAAATGGTGCCAAACTCTCCCCCCCACCCCTGCTAAACCCCACAAAAGTGGCCCCCCTCTTGATCGtcgttttgctgtttggtAGACGTGACCGTGAAACCTgacaaaacgcacacaccatCCTGTCCTGGGTCGATTGCCATCACGAAAGGGAAGCACACGCGCGTTCACCTTCGTGACACGCTTGTCCTTCGGCGCGGTTACGTACGGTGCCCCCGTAATGCACGCACGTCCATGTGTCTCACGGTGCGTAAATTCGAAAGTCACTCTATAATCAGTCAAGCCTCAGTTCGTCAATGAAATTGTCACTGCCGGTTGTTGGCTAGCAGCTTGGCGCTAGGCTTTAAAGGACGTTCAGCTAAAGGCCATTTCTGCGGGGCACCAATATTACACTCGGAGTTTTCGGACATGACACATAGTGACGTTGGATC
The DNA window shown above is from Anopheles funestus chromosome 3RL, idAnoFuneDA-416_04, whole genome shotgun sequence and carries:
- the LOC125770438 gene encoding transcription factor Ken 2 isoform X1, with the protein product MACSLVFVSQEQSLPEHPALHNVRMLMLHYSKHGECILQEIGAAFRGEHATDLLLICDGKETVRAHKLVLAAASPLIRMILEETPMLEGETTVYFPDVQVCYFRLLLDFLYSGQVYVPANEVHHLQDLLALLQIKPSIWKNSDCSNDSESQKSEPLVDINRNEGIGALDHRRRRTKSQQDRTGSRDGSPASRKVRVKREHHSAGSSEDGGDRDDADYMDEVEEAIIKSNNNLQQINRHDEDDGGGSAPGGGGSGTVGDEGGSTAGEARSESSSSRGGGDGTVEASRTSNVDRRTPSVRHSGGSACDPDPEDDEDFELDVEDRDLDEEARAEATSRTPNSAGGSETLRSRRRSSSDPVNLSIVKQQQQHQDGDSDDANIDVETIGNAPTKNLLPTRYLDPFRTKRKAYYIQSDAESLKPLEHELLHGSPDNYVVTPHRKRRPGFHNSPAQNPPFVPSYLEDLRTRKCFLSAPPTYLPDARPGSPGTPRPTDIAALGTNHSSSNNNNNNTSSNNNNRIRPPSADNKLAVAPFVYPWPSAALAALPGGPADLLAVPYLHAASANTDTSPAELIQQMKNFENSQAEAVLSARSGGSGACGGSGGSAASSLAGSGSGSTASGGGGGGGAGGGLSSGNTPVREYRCEYCGKQFGMSWNLKTHLRVHTGEKPFACRLCVAMFKQKAHLLKHLCSVHRNIINSPEAGGRYTCCFCTLYFETLQELVRHLSGHHNNLLLSKNLHE
- the LOC125770438 gene encoding transcription factor Ken 2 isoform X2; this translates as MLGVRMLMLHYSKHGECILQEIGAAFRGEHATDLLLICDGKETVRAHKLVLAAASPLIRMILEETPMLEGETTVYFPDVQVCYFRLLLDFLYSGQVYVPANEVHHLQDLLALLQIKPSIWKNSDCSNDSESQKSEPLVDINRNEGIGALDHRRRRTKSQQDRTGSRDGSPASRKVRVKREHHSAGSSEDGGDRDDADYMDEVEEAIIKSNNNLQQINRHDEDDGGGSAPGGGGSGTVGDEGGSTAGEARSESSSSRGGGDGTVEASRTSNVDRRTPSVRHSGGSACDPDPEDDEDFELDVEDRDLDEEARAEATSRTPNSAGGSETLRSRRRSSSDPVNLSIVKQQQQHQDGDSDDANIDVETIGNAPTKNLLPTRYLDPFRTKRKAYYIQSDAESLKPLEHELLHGSPDNYVVTPHRKRRPGFHNSPAQNPPFVPSYLEDLRTRKCFLSAPPTYLPDARPGSPGTPRPTDIAALGTNHSSSNNNNNNTSSNNNNRIRPPSADNKLAVAPFVYPWPSAALAALPGGPADLLAVPYLHAASANTDTSPAELIQQMKNFENSQAEAVLSARSGGSGACGGSGGSAASSLAGSGSGSTASGGGGGGGAGGGLSSGNTPVREYRCEYCGKQFGMSWNLKTHLRVHTGEKPFACRLCVAMFKQKAHLLKHLCSVHRNIINSPEAGGRYTCCFCTLYFETLQELVRHLSGHHNNLLLSKNLHE
- the LOC125770438 gene encoding transcription factor Ken 2 isoform X3, producing MLMLHYSKHGECILQEIGAAFRGEHATDLLLICDGKETVRAHKLVLAAASPLIRMILEETPMLEGETTVYFPDVQVCYFRLLLDFLYSGQVYVPANEVHHLQDLLALLQIKPSIWKNSDCSNDSESQKSEPLVDINRNEGIGALDHRRRRTKSQQDRTGSRDGSPASRKVRVKREHHSAGSSEDGGDRDDADYMDEVEEAIIKSNNNLQQINRHDEDDGGGSAPGGGGSGTVGDEGGSTAGEARSESSSSRGGGDGTVEASRTSNVDRRTPSVRHSGGSACDPDPEDDEDFELDVEDRDLDEEARAEATSRTPNSAGGSETLRSRRRSSSDPVNLSIVKQQQQHQDGDSDDANIDVETIGNAPTKNLLPTRYLDPFRTKRKAYYIQSDAESLKPLEHELLHGSPDNYVVTPHRKRRPGFHNSPAQNPPFVPSYLEDLRTRKCFLSAPPTYLPDARPGSPGTPRPTDIAALGTNHSSSNNNNNNTSSNNNNRIRPPSADNKLAVAPFVYPWPSAALAALPGGPADLLAVPYLHAASANTDTSPAELIQQMKNFENSQAEAVLSARSGGSGACGGSGGSAASSLAGSGSGSTASGGGGGGGAGGGLSSGNTPVREYRCEYCGKQFGMSWNLKTHLRVHTGEKPFACRLCVAMFKQKAHLLKHLCSVHRNIINSPEAGGRYTCCFCTLYFETLQELVRHLSGHHNNLLLSKNLHE